The Polaribacter sp. Q13 sequence TATCAAAAGGAAAATTCTGTATTTTAGTTATTTTTATCTTTTTAAAGTCTTTATGATATGGGTTTATCAAATAATTAAAATCTCCTTGTACCACTGCAGACGGAACTTTTAAGAGACAAGCTTCCATGGCATCTATAAAGTCATCTCCAATTTTTTTTGTAACGGAATTAAAAGGATTACTGTTCCAATTTTCAATTAGTTTTTTCACATCAATTTTTTGGATAGAAACAGCATCCGGAACATCAATAGTAATCATCACATAGTCTTTAGGCAAAGTAGCAATTGTTAAATGTACGGCAACTTCTGCCATTGCCAAAGCTCTGCTTTCTGCTGTATAAATAATTTCAGTTCCTTTAGAATTCCATCTATTGTTAGATTTTTCGGCTCCTTTTCCGTTAAATTCCGTAGCGTATTTTCGTTTAGATAGTCTAAAGATATTCATTAGGCAAAAACTCCGTGCTCTATTCTATTTAATTCTTCCATCACTAATTCTTTACCGTAAGAATCTTTTATGAGTTCTGCAGGTTTTAAATTATGAAGCGCATAAGAGGGTGTATTTA is a genomic window containing:
- a CDS encoding RES family NAD+ phosphorylase, which gives rise to MNIFRLSKRKYATEFNGKGAEKSNNRWNSKGTEIIYTAESRALAMAEVAVHLTIATLPKDYVMITIDVPDAVSIQKIDVKKLIENWNSNPFNSVTKKIGDDFIDAMEACLLKVPSAVVQGDFNYLINPYHKDFKKIKITKIQNFPFDTRIFQ